The following are from one region of the Macaca thibetana thibetana isolate TM-01 chromosome 2, ASM2454274v1, whole genome shotgun sequence genome:
- the FAM3D gene encoding protein FAM3D, protein MRVSGVLRLLALIFAIITTWIFVRSYMSFSMKTIRLPRWLAPPSTKEIQVVKYKCGLIKPCPANHFAFKICSGAANVVGPSMCFEGHTIMSPVKNNVGRGLNIALVNGTTGAVLGQRAFDMYSGDVNHLVKFLKEIPGGALVLVASYDDPGTKMNDESRKLFSDLGSSYAKQLGFRDSWVFIGTKDLRGKSPFEQFLKNSPDTNKYEGWPELLEMEGCLPPKPF, encoded by the exons ATGAGAGTGTCAG GTGTGCTTCGCCTCCTGGCCCTCATCTTTGCCATAATCACGACATGGATCTTTGTTCGAAGTTACATGAGCTTCAGCATGAAAACCATCCGTCTGCCACGCTGGCTGG CACCACCATCCACCAAGGAGATCC AGGTTGTAAAGTACAAGTGTGGCCTCATCAAGCCCTGCCCAGCCAACCACTTTGCGTTTAAAATCTGCAGCGGGGCAGCCAACGTCGTGGGCCCTTCTATGTGCTTTGAAGGCCACAC GATCATGAGTCCTGTGAAAAACAACGTGGGCAGAGGCCTAAACATCGCCCTGGTGAATG GAACCACAGGAGCTGTGCTGGGACAGAGGGCATTTGACATGTACTCTGGAG ATGTTAATCACCTAgtgaaattccttaaagaaattCCAGGGGGTGCACTTGTGCTGGTGGCCTCCTACGACGACCCGGGGACCAA AATGAATGATGAAAGCAGGAAACTCTTCTCTGACTTGGGGAGTTCCTACGCAAAACAACTGGGCTTCCGGGACAGCTGGGTCTTCATAGGAACCAAAGACCTCAGGGGTAAAAGCCCCTTTGAGCAG tTCTTAAAGAACAGCCCAGACACAAACAAATATGAGGGATGGCCAGAGCTGCTGGAGATGGAGGGCTGCTTGCCCCCGAAGCCATTTTAG